Within Micromonas commoda chromosome 9, complete sequence, the genomic segment cgtAGTTGCAGTTggtcgcgtcctcgtcgcgctccatGGCGTTGTacgtggcggcgaggagcgaccACGCGACGGGGTCGCCCTCTTCcctcgacgtcaccgccTGGCCGTAaacctcggcgcgttcgtaCTCCTCGTCGTGAAGCATGAGCGCGCAgagcgcgatgagcgagGGCACGTGTCCCTCGTCGAGCATGAGCGCCTCTTTATACGCCTCCTCGGACTTGCCGTACCGCTCGCACCGCGCCAAAAACGCTCCGTATTCCGCCCAGATCTCCGGGAGTCGGCGCGTGAGCACGAGCCTTTCGCGGTGCCACTTGTCCGCGTTCGATTGGTCTCCCGCAATCTCGTACTCGTCAGCCAGCGCCTTGAACCGCGCCAGCTTGGCGTGGTCCACGCCGTCCCTCGGATCCTCCGGTTCTTCCTCGGACGACCCGAGCTTCTTCAGGGCGGCGTGCATCTCCTGCACCAGGTGGACGTAGAGCTCGTTGTACTTCCCCtgcacgccctcgcccccctTGTAAAATCGCTCGGCGATgatggcgctcgccgcggacttcAACCGCTCCTTCATCGCGTGGTACTTACCGCTGCGGTTCAGCTCGAACACCAGGGACttgcgacgcgtcgccttGCCGTCGGCATCCTTGGGCTCTCCGGTGAACATGGCGGCGTACTCCTTCGacagcaccgcggcggattTGGTAACCTCCGCTCGGAaagcctccgtcgcgcggacGTCAGCCTCGTGCGGGCCGAGCGGGTCCCTGCCCGGGAGCAGATCCGCGACGGCCATCTtgggcgggagcggcgcgcgccacggcggAAGCACGGGCGCGGACACGGTCACGTGAAAGGTGACGCCGCactccgtcggcgtcgccgcccagtGCGTCTGCCCCTCGGGCGCCGCTTCCTCGgcgggtccctcgccgccgccggggttctCCTTCGGGCACAGCTtcgcgacgcacgacgccgcgtactGTCCgaaaggcggcgcgcgaagCGGCGCGGTCTCGGCGCTCTCCGTGGCTCCCGGGTTGAGCAACCCGTCGAAGGTGGCGTCGGCTATCGCCCTGTACGACTCGGCTATCGCGTCAAACGCGCCCGACTTGGACACCCTGCACACCTCCatccgcgccttcgccgggcCCTTACCCCGGATCGAATCCCtgaacgccgcgaacgtcgccgcgggcatccacgtcctcgccgtggacgtctcCGGCGCAAACTCCACCCGCGAAGCGACgatctcgccgtcgtcatccttTTCGACGATCACCTCGCCCCCCCGGATCGTCGCGGGGTCCAAACCCTCCAGAGgcatcgccaccgcgaacTCCCAGTGGTTATCGTTGGCGGCCTGGACGTCGATGAGGGTCTTGGGtacgggcgcgatggcgacggcggtgatggTCAGGATTCCTCCGTTGAGCGCGTCGTGTTCGGACACCAGGGTTGGGCCCTCGTCGGGCGGGAACGTCGGCGTGACGGAGAGCTCGACGGATGCGCCGTCGATCATGGGGTTCTTGGGCCTaacgtcctcctcctcctcgggggcaccctcgccgccggcttcgggctcggcctcggcggcctcgtcgccgtcggcgggcgcctcgggctcgggttTGGGCAGGTCCCCCTCGAACGGAATCTTCGTCAGCGCGTAC encodes:
- a CDS encoding predicted protein is translated as MSEEEAANPDGEAEAPEDAGPPPFTINVAIKAVSPLVAPWVKPEGEEEAEPPPPEPVKVSFTFPGEEGPVETEPVEPGEDGACVFDYVKALEGRTPGPALVSALMATPMVVTVHRGEAAIGTVSVDMLAFTTGVESIGGSYALTKIPFEGDLPKPEPEAPADGDEAAEAEPEAGGEGAPEEEEDVRPKNPMIDGASVELSVTPTFPPDEGPTLVSEHDALNGGILTITAVAIAPVPKTLIDVQAANDNHWEFAVAMPLEGLDPATIRGGEVIVEKDDDGEIVASRVEFAPETSTARTWMPAATFAAFRDSIRGKGPAKARMEVCRVSKSGAFDAIAESYRAIADATFDGLLNPGATESAETAPLRAPPFGQYAASCVAKLCPKENPGGGEGPAEEAAPEGQTHWAATPTECGVTFHVTVSAPVLPPWRAPLPPKMAVADLLPGRDPLGPHEADVRATEAFRAEVTKSAAVLSKEYAAMFTGEPKDADGKATRRKSLVFELNRSGKYHAMKERLKSAASAIIAERFYKGGEGVQGKYNELYVHLVQEMHAALKKLGSSEEEPEDPRDGVDHAKLARFKALADEYEIAGDQSNADKWHRERLVLTRRLPEIWAEYGAFLARCERYGKSEEAYKEALMLDEGHVPSLIALCALMLHDEEYERAEVYGQAVTSREEGDPVAWSLLAATYNAMERDEDATNCNYEARRLAAEVMSRVTAGSPGSQPEKPPEAFVSTSLLLLDMHMPAEACAILEQSRTHAAFIRSICLARAAMLEGMPQNAHAFLMDALAVDATDPRPFELLGDLHTKEGNFADAVEAYTHAMACTGEANGRPPASLKLILNLGRALTENGDLADARATFEAGCEMCPCASTWLGAGIAMLRQGDLESAEAALAEANIQDHTNARVWGYLCLVALLSDRAPEAEQAIGSAFRCGLSNDEWPLLGEIGKLFLEHGRWKHAEGALRRSVKHGGGADVRYALGRALHEQGDAAAARDQMLAAVEQAEEAGDAETKRLLLESLRAVHSELGENEAAAAAVGKLKVMGVPTSPPPKKWRDC